TATACTTCAACTAAGCATTCCATTACAATTTCTTCAAATTCACATTTGGCAGTGTTTCTCTTTGCCTTtagaaaaagtggtagggttttcacgtagttaaaccgagcagatgTGCGAACGCATGtgcttagcctggttggctcatggttttgctttgctggtcattggcacgtctggcaacgatatcagactcaggttaagctctgatcaaggtcaAGCTGATCCGATCTGTTCAGCCACAGATGGAAGACGatgatatgcaatgcacagcactAAAGTGTGTTCCTGTTTAACATGAGGTGTGAATGTCTATGGCGATAGCCTAATGCTCTCGCGCTGTGGCCTGCGAAGCCATTCTGTTCATGCTACTGCAGGTTAAACTCCCAGTCGTGGCTATATATTTGATTTTTATTTACACACGTACATATGTAGGTGACAAGATTATTGATCAGTGTTGGCAAGCAcattagtgcttttgcactaatatGGTAGTACAGTACTGGTACATCCTATGGCGATAGTACTAGCTCGAACTGGTGTTCTCTTGACAAAACTATATGCTCTTAAATGAGTGCACTTGGTTTACAGAACCGATACTGCATATAGTCAGACACACAGCCTACTGGTTTTTGTATGGCTAATAAAACGAATACCAATTAAAGACAGCATATCAGTTTACTATCTAACTGCACTTTCTATGCCAGCCTttccaatgtaaaaaaaaatagcggCTGCAACCAAGTAGGGCGGAATAAATGAGTGCATTCAGACATTGCTATCGAAATTATTTAATATAGGTGCATCAAAGGGAAGAAAATCAACAGAAACAGAACAAATCTTTTCTATACCACCAATTACTTTGTGTTGTCAAGGCTGGTTTAGCAGTACAGTTTCACTCGAAGCCCAATGCCTGACCCCCATCTTGCAATACAGATGAGGCAAAGGCTCAGACAACAGTACTTTCCCGAAAGACTTGTGCCAGATGAAGCCCTAATTTACTACCAACATTTATAtagaaaaaaaacgtttatttGCATATTTTTCACTCCCTGCTGTGCACGCACACCAGCACACATGCAGGTGCACTCAGGGAAGGGCGCAGGGCTCGGGAAGATCAGCGAGGCTGCATCACTGCGTGCAGCTGTAAAAGGTGAGTGAgtggtgtcaaaaaaaaaaaaagccagtaatTTTATTGCAAATTTGTTCCGGTAAAGAAAAACCAACTTCGCAATGGAAGTCGCTTTTCCATACGAACGGCTGCAAAAGTAAAAAGTCAAGCGCGCGCCAGCGGTCGCTTTTCCGTAAGAATGGGACGCAAGAGTAAACTTCCGGATACCTCTGGAGCGTCAGTCACGCCAGAATCCAAAACTACCAAACCGTTGGCTGTCTGCTGCTACTCAACCGGGCCACATGCGAGGGTGCAGTTTTATCACCTTGCATCTCCATTTGCCTCTCACTGCTGGCTTTGCGATTACTACTTTGACTTGCACATGCGCAGGCATGCCATCACGCAGGGAACTACATAACGTGGGTCAATGTGGGTCAGGGGCGGGAAAAGAGGGCAAGGATATGCGTTGACTTATATTTGGAGTCTGCTTTTTGACCAGCAAGGTGCGAGAGTTTCAGGGTCCACTTATACACGGCAATATACTGTATATACAGTGCGTTGCTACGTTTGTAGTTTTTTATCACGTGTTCGTGAAATCTccacgtaatttgcgcacccccttttgGAGCCTCAatttcgggggaaaaaaaaagtgcgcaaacTACGCGAGTAATTAAGGTATAGCAAAGGCATGCAGTGTTAATCACCTTAACAGAATGAGGCGACGAAAGCATCACAGCATTGTAATCAACCCATCTACTAAGCTGTAGTAGAAGACTTAATAATCTTGGCAAGCTAAAGATAAGGAGACACTAAAAAAGATAAGCTGGGATGTAGACTGGTTCTGAACCAGCAAGTATAATTAGTTACACTGATAGTGCAGGGTTAATAAGCCAGGAAAAGGAATAAAAGTGAGACTGTTAGTGCACCACATCTGATTTTGAGCTAGACGACAATAGGTGGTCGCCTTTCATCATCCTCACTAGTAAAGTGATCATGTGACCCCGCAAAGGTGGCGTCGCATAGTCTACCACAGCAATAACACCTCAAAGCAGCTGCCATCACAGATGCTGCATCACAAAATGCGCATTAAACCAGAGACTGCATCCAGCACGAGGAACAGGCGCCTCAACCGTAGGGAGGCGCCCCTTTTAATAAACACGGGCAGGGCTATGTACAGAAAGGGTCCATGGCGGTCCCTGTTGTGTCGTCAGTGACTGGACGACTTGGAGTGCGAGATGAGCCACTGGAGCGTGATGTCTGCAAAAGTGGACAGCCACAGCATAACTTGCACAACAGTGAAACAGTGCAGCCTGCATGCAATATTTAATCAAAGAAAACAGCCACATAATCTACTCAGCCTGCCACCTATCTCGGAGGAGACGTTATGGCACAATGCTGAACACTGCAGTCTTGCACCATAATGTCACTTGCTTTCGTGTATTCAAAAAAGAGTTTGCCAGTTCAAGGCACATGAGTAAGCATATCACCATAATAAGCAGTCGGAGTAAGAATGGTTGTAAATGTGCCAGCACtaagggcgcgttcacacttgtccaaaaatccagcgagcgaagcggattcggccgctttcgaCGCCGACGAAGGCGGAAAGCGGAGTGGCGAGGCCGATCGGTCTGGGACCGATTTCTGCCGCcatgacaaacatggcggcgctctTTGACACAGGaccctcgcctcggaatgaattcgtcatTGTCGCTGCCTTGTTCAGCGCATTCACTGGCCACAATTGGGACACCGGTCTATcacttcgtctcacctcacctataagtaAACGTGTAAGTGgtaaatttgttttattttttttagaatgacaattctgccgctactaggcttaagaaaagcgccggttttgttgacagtactagcTCCCATCCTGACATGCAGATGGCaccactaggctgggcgtttccTTGAGagtctgtttgcatacgctgaactaaaaatgggaatgtgcccACGTTTACGTATGGAAGCATGCTGCGGTTATGGTACACaaacagcatcgatttatgctctcttctaaccatatctgtgtacgccgtgagcggtgatgtggtggccgggaagtgtgtggaaaagcgagaaacagcagcagcgcggcgtTTCCGCCTTGCCtgggcgtcaacagatgagaacaggtcctagtttttccggcgagcgaagcggattcgctcacCGCATATTTGGACATGTGTGAACGCGCCCTAAGGCCGCCATtcaccgatttcgccgatctttgtctgGAGCCTGCTTGACATTGTAAACTGAGCctcaaaccgaaaccgaagtgaaaaccaaaATACTCGCATGCCTAATTCATATTTGAAATCGCTCGTTGCTTTTTTTTCACATGTTGTAAACTGATGCATCAGTTGCATTCACTTTTAGCAATGCCACCAAATCCAAAGGACCATCTGGTTCTAGCTAAAAACTCTCCAGCAGGTGCTGTAAAAACACCCACCGTCACATTCACCAgaacaataataaaaaataagATTAAACAGATTGACCTCAAGATACACACATTTTCACCTTCAGTTAGGTGAACACAAGGTGAAGTGCTGATAAGTATAATGGTTCAACTAACGACAGTCTACTCATTCCGTTATTGTGTCACAGTTGGCCACCACCACATGCGACCAGGGTTTAGCTGCTTGAACACACAAGGAGTCTTACCAATGTTATCACGCTCCTTGCACGAAATCGAGTAGCAGCAAATTTCTCGGTCCTGGATAGCCGACAGGTTCCTGCAACAGAAACCCCTTCCCATCAGCTGATCATTCCAAACAAGCCTCAGCGACCCTACTGAATTTGCAGCCTCAGTAGGTCAAGGAAGCATTGTACACACCATACAcaatatacagtagaatctcgatgatacgattACGGTTGACACGGATttcgggatgatacgaattttgAAAGCATCCCGGACAGTCTACATTGTACAGAATACGTTACAGTTCGGGATTATCCGAAAAGATTTTCAAGCCCGCGCAGATGATACGAACGCGCGACCATCCACGCAAGCAAGCGAGCACGCACGGCTCATCTCAGAAAGGAGCGCAACCCCCCCCACCTCCGTGCGAATGTCCCGCGGCAGATTTTCAAGCCCGCGCCACCCACGCAGGTGGAGCCAGCACGCGCGGATGCATCGCACTCAGCCCCAGCCCCTGCCACCAATGTCCGGCGGCCGCCGCGGCACCGACCGAACCGGCTGCTAGGCCCACCCATTTTCTTTCGCGTCCGGCAGGACGAGTCACGTGGGCGATGCCACTCAGCTGCTGATTGGATCTAGCAAGCTGTCGCAGCTTGTTTCCGCTTGCCgacccccccccgccccctccttCCCCCTGCTCGCCTCCGCCGATACATTCCTCCGTTTGCCGCTGCCTGTGcattaaggcgcgctcacactagcgggaagcttcccgcaccgaCACAGCGTCAACGttgacgctgcctcgcagctcctcagaatgacgctcacactgcgctaAAAATGCTAAATACACAAATgctaaataaattgattgattgattgattgattggttggttttctcgctgcggttgtcttggaatgtggagagaggaggcgctgagggaggacccgaacgagcagaaagagaaggggatagtcacgtgacactagagaagactggaaagtgcacccttttctcgcgtcgtcgtcttgatcgtctgctagctcccctcccgtcgccctgacaaagcagccgccgagtgcccggccggccggccggacgcgcgcagcctccgccgacggggtcactgaactgggaccgacgtcacggttcacggttggcgcccattggctgttctcgtcagcggcacgggaaaaataggtaccgaacccatcgctctgcgggacggcacagcaggctgtccgcgggagaaaaaccggcttgtgcgggaagcggcacgtGGAAAACGTCCTGcattgcgcgttttcccgctaatgtgagcgcgcctttacgtgTTGTGCCTAAACGTGACCAGACAAGGACAGTAGCTAAGTGCACGCCGAAGACCGGATCATTCAAATTCAACATGTATCGGAAGCGGAAGgcccttttttttaaagaaaaactcgAAATTTTGAAGAAGGTTGATAAAAACccgaagaaaaaaacgcctcgacTTGGCAAATGAGCTAGGACTAGCACCGCCGACGCTCTGCACTATTGTTGGGCAGCGGGAAGTCATTTTGAGGAATGCCCAGCACTTCGGTGTCAACGTCAAGCAAGCGAAGACTGCTGCACATGTCCAGCTGGAAGAAGTTCTACTGGCGTGGTTTCGCGAGGTGACTGCAGCCGGCGTGAACGTGGACGGCAAAGTGCTACGGGAGAAGGCTGACCACATTGCACTTTCTCTTGGCATCGAAAATTATCAAGCGTCCGGAGGGTGGCTCcatcgctttaaagaaaggcatGGGCTTGTTTACAAAACTGTTTGCGGAGAGGGTAAGAAAGTGGACGAGACGGCGGTTGGCGACTGGATCGACTCACTGCCGGCGCTGACCTCGGGGTACGCGCCGCGCGACATTTTTAATGCCAATGAGGCAGGCATCTTTTTCAACCTGCAACCGAGCAAGAGTTTGTGTGTGAAGGACCAGGCTTGTCAAAGCGGCCAGAAAAGTAAGGAAAGAGTGTCTGTACTTTTCTGTTGCAACGCCGATGGTTCCGAAAAAATGACCCTGACCGTCATTGGCAAGGCTAAGCGACCGAGATGCTTTCGATTAGCTGGACGTTTGCCTTGCTTGTACAAGGCTAATAAGAAAGCCTGGATGACTGCGGATTTTTTTCGAGTTTCTTATCGGCTTAGATCGGAAAATGTCATCGAAGAACagaaaaattttgcttttcgTCGATCAGTGCTCCGCCCACCCCAAGCAAGTGATCTTAAACAATGTCACAGTCATGTTCTTGCCTGCAAGCACAATGACCCACCTGCAGCCGTTGGACGCCGGAATAATTCGGAACGTAAAACATCACTTCAAGGGCCTTTTAGTGGGGCGATTACTCGCAAAGATTGATCGCAAAGATGACAATTTGCAGATTAGTCTGCTGGACGCAATTCATTTTCTGGCGATGTCTTGGGACAGTGTGACTACGCAAACAATCGCGAACTGCTTCCGCAAGTGTGGATTCACGACTGCACCAGTAGCAACTCCGATTGCCAAAGAGACCGGCGACGATTTTTCTATTGAAGGTTGGGAGACACTCGACGTTCAAGCTTCTGCGTTTGACTTTGTCACTGCGGATGACAGCGCTGCAACTTGCGGGTTACGAACCACTGAGGATTTAATTGGTGAAAAAAATGAATGATCTTCATCAGACAGCGATGAAGGGGCTGAACCGCTACCATCGATGGCAGAAACCCTTAACGCCCTTGACATCCTGCGCCGCATCAGCTCTGCCAGCGTGAGCGACGAAACTGCGGCACGGTTTTATTCTTTTCAGGCTGGACTGATTGGCGAAATCGAGCCCAAGAAAGTGTAAACAAGCATTACTGACTTTTTCGGTCAAAAGTAATTGAGCTAATAAACTTCGTTTGATTTCCGTGTTAAACTTGGATTGTTTTGGATCATACGAATTCGGGATGATACAAATATTTTTCGGGGTCCCGCGGAAtttgtatcatcgagattctactgtacacaATTATACACAAAGTACATTATACACAAACGACCCCTTTAAATGGGCAAATAACACCAAGGCCAACAGTTTTAACCACGGCATGGAATAAGGGTGTAGAGAGGTGGCGGCTACAGACAACAGCCCTTCCCGCATGACAACCCTTTCCGTGCAGAACTAAACAAGTTCCACTACTTCAATGTGAGACATCTAGATGCTTAACGGTCAACTGGTTAGGAAAGCTGAGATCAGTGGTGATTTCAGTACCTCAGACGCTGGCAATGGCTTTGAGGATGATGATGTGATGCATAGAGGAGGATGTCTATCCAACTAAACAATGAACTGATGAAGTGCGGATGCAGCACAAGAGGGCAGCAGATGAAAAATATCCGAGTTTGTAGTCACTTAGCTATAAGAATTCCGAAGGAGGATAAACCAACACAGGCAACAGCAACAAGATACTGTGTATACTCATGCAAGGGATGCACTTTTTCCTGAGGTCTTGACGGGGTGCAACCCTTACGTAGGTCTGGCATTTTTCTATAAAGTTTCTCCGAATGCAGCAGAGCCCCAACTATGCGTCCCTTTTACACAATGCACTGAAAGTATGGGTGATCGAACGCGTGCCCGATAACCAGAGTGAATTAGCCTCATAATGTAAAACAGATTGTTAGATCCAGCAATTCTTAGTTAAGATCAAGATCTCCCGAAGATCTGGCGCTTAAATGACAGTAATAGTGCCTTGGTTAACGGCTCAGAGCGGTGCACCACACGTACGACCCATAACTGACAGTGTGAGGTGGCGTTCGCCTGGCCTGCTTTTCCACGTGATTCACCGTCGAAGGCCTTGTGGAAATCAATTATATGTCCATTATAGAGATAGTTGTGTGATGCTGAACTGGTAGCAAGGTTAGACCTTTATAGTAAACTAACTAGAAGCGAAGCACTTTCACTTCAAAGCTCGCTAGTCCTAGCGACACCGGGCGAATGGCACGCTACTACACTGTATTGGCTGAGCCAGGCATGTAGTACTTCACCGCGACGAAATGTGCTGCTAGTGCGAGTACTCCCCACTTCCTTTCTAGTGTGAAAGCTGAGCCCACAAGACGATTTAGCAGTGCTGAGGCACCGTACGTTCGCGGTTCCTCACACAGTCCGACACAAAGGGCGGCGCATGCATGGTTGTACTGAGTGTTGCAGGAAGTTAGTCTATATCAACTCCCAGCGTAATGTACCACGCAGGCAAATTTATTCACAAATAAAGCAGTTCTTTTGgctgactttttttttaccaaattACCGGCTGCCAGGCtgggggtgcggcccttacacgaatATATTCATGACCGATATCTCTGACTCCGTGGAGTCCTTAAGTTAAATTTTTCAGAGTAAAACAGAAGCAAGCAATACAGCAATACTGTACcgattgtttctttgtttctttggctGAATGTTCTATTTCTTTGACCAAATGTATAGACGCAAGCAGGCAACGCTGTCATCTCTACCACCATGAAAGTGTCATCTTGGAtttgtgtgggggggggggggggggggggggggtttactGAGCCGGACTACCAGAGTTCAAATccgaccgtggtggccgcgttgaggcgaaacacaaaaggcacgttaaagatcctctggtggtcgaaattactcaggagacctccactacggcacctgtttcttcctttcttctttcactacctcctttatcccttccctcacggcgcgcgtggttcaggtgcccactgAGACAAGTGACAGttacaatttttattttcattcatttaagGGGGACACCCCTCTTAAACCTATTTTTTTGTCACTCAAGTTAATGGCATGGTTCGCAATGCTGTCGAGGTGGCCTACAAAAACCACGCCCTGAGCAAGGGCATGCAATCACATAGAAAATGAAATAGCTGTAGCATCCACCATGACGCCACGCCACGTGTGGTGGAAGGCAGACAGTGGGGATATCTGGGGGTGCAGTCAGGCACAGTGCTAGAAAGGCGTTCACTTCCGCTCGCCTTTCCCCACAGGTTCCCTCTCTTGGTCTTCACAGCTGTCATTGCCTATGAAAAGAGGCTGTTATTTCTTGACTCGCATGGAATGTGTGCATTGGGGCACGCTCGGGCACCACCTATGGCTGCGTCACAGTCCGGTATAGGTGATGTAAGGCGGTGCGGACTTGACAAAAGTATTACTCTAGCTATAATACAATTTAATAAAATCACTTAGCCTTCCAAGTTGGTCGCTTTGTATTAATCAGTTTCCTGCTTGTAGCGGCTAAATAACTCCCAACTTTCTCGTGCTGCACTATGAGATTTGTAAATTTTAATTTATATAAGTATTCTGCCACATGTGTATTTAACtaaatactgtatttactcgtgtaatgaaTGCACTCTTAAAATGAACACACCTGCTACCTCGGCAGTCAAAAAGAGCGTTATTTTTTCCTTTCGCATAATGAATGCACCCCATCTTTCGCCGTGCAATCTGCTGCTGATGTTAGCGAACGCTTGCAGGCGCTCTTTTTGAACATCAAAGCAACTGTGTGATAATACACAGCGCCATCTGTCCAGTGTCAAGACTACTGTATCGCACTTTATAGGACAAATATCCAATAAAAATGTCCACAAGGAATCTGAGGACCAAAAGCAACCACGCCTAGTCATAAAGGGCCACTCTGTTTGGTCTGCCACATTAAGGATTTTAAAAACTTATTGCGGTTGAGCTTCACGCTGAATGCCGAGAATTTTTGCAGAGTGAACTCGGGCTGCTCTCTCTTCAGGCAGCATTATGCGGTTCTACGCAAGTTATACTTGTGGTTATACAAACGCACTCGTCGGCACGGGTGAAAAGtgcgttttgtttattttagtacGAGCCGAGCCGTACGGGATGAAGTATTTGTCCCACCAGCCTACTTTTTGTCACATTTTTACATTTTCTAatttgaaaaagagaaaaaacatttTACCCTGCATTATGAACGCATCCAGCAAAGTTTATGATTTGTTGGGAAAAAAGTGCAGTCATTAAGTGAATAAATACGGTATGCGTTTTAAACTGATGTTGTGTGCTTTTGAAGCCGCGGCACAGAAAGTCGAGAAAGGACACACAAAAAAAGTGTTGGGCCTATGGCTGCAAAGTTTGCATGTGATCATGGGAACACGCACAGCCAGGAAACAGATTCTGACTGACACTGACAAACCAAAATCCTCCCTAGGTTCAAacagtttaaagggacactgaggtgaACTCTATCCAAGTTTTGCTCTCTGCAACATTTGGCTCTGCAGCCCTTTCTGGCTAGGCTGATGTGTGTACTACAGCCGAAGACCTACTTATTGCTGAGAAAACTGAATTGAATAGTTTTCCCACCAATTCAAACTCGTGAAACTATGACCATGAGGGACACTATGATAATGTTTTGAAGTGAGTGGTGGTACAGCCTGGCCTCAGGGATCCGTGCATGAAAAGCCGTCTTGACGCACCGCATTTTGCGTGCACAAACAGCTGGCAGTGGGGAAGCCTGTACTTTAAATTTTCACACTTTCCAGCTCATGAAACGTGCATTTGCAGTGAACGAAGCATCACTGCTACTAAAATCCGGAAATCACTCAATACAGAATAACTAAAATTTGTCCTCAGCATCATCGAAGCTATTAAGTTCCATTGATGACGATGCTGCCAAGGTTCTCACATTTGGTCGATGAAGGTCCCGCTCATCCAGGGCTCCTGGCAGGTCGCGCTTGTTGCCGAGCACGAGCACGGGGATGCCCGCCAGCTGGGGCTTGTCCAGCAGCTGGTGCAGTTCGTTGCGGCTGGCCTCCATCTTGTCGCGGTCGTGCGCGTCCACCATGTACACTATGGCATTGACGCCCCGGCAATACCGCTCCCACATGCTGCGGAACCGCGGCTGGCCTCCAATGTCCCAGATCTGCATCCGCACACAAAACACTGTGACCACCCGGGACGTGATAAATGTGCTCCGAGCAAGACGGAGCACTAACACCAAGCTGGAAACCACTCTCAATTtgattcaatcaatcaattcattTGTTCCTCCACAGAATGAAGAACAGTGCACGAAATGCAAACTGCACAGTCATGGCCATAGCACAGATCATGCAGCAATGAGACTCCTCTCACACCTCATTTAGCAAGAATGAGGACTTACTTCACATATATACTAACACAAATGCTGCTGGTACATTTGCGTATAAACACAAGAAATGCTCATATTTTCTCCACGGAATGCAGGAAAAAAATCTGAATGCTCAAGCATGATCCATGTTATCTTGGGTATACAAAAGGAGGTCAGGGTCCGATAAGGTGATCTCCCATTTGTAGCGAGTGATACGAGGTGGGACCGAGATCCAAAGAAGGCAGAGGCCATGGGAAACGATAACGTATAATAGCGTATAATGGATGTGCCTGATTGTGAAGGACGAGAGAGGTGCAGGAGCTGCTAGGCTTGGTAGCATGCAGCTTGGCACCATCTGTCAATAAAAGAATGTGCTACTCCAGGCCTAGCTGGCGAATGTCATGGCTGAGGGCCCCAAAGTAACCGGCGTGAGCCAAGGTATGCACATACCAGGGTTCATCACAGTGTAATGAATATAATATACATTGCAGTTATTACTGTAATCAAAATGAAAGACAATGCACAAACAACATCTACAGGGAACGAAGAGTACAGAGACAATTTAAATAGCACTACAATATCAGGCCATTCCTTGAAACTTCATGGCAGGGACTTAAATAAGGATGTTGCATCGAATCCATTCCTTTCCAGCCCTTCTTCCCAGTCACATTTTCCCGACCTTTCTATTATTCTTTTCACTCTGCGGAATATCAGCCGTCTTAATCATTTATTAGATATTTGTGCTCTATTTTGTAAGACTTCCCTTTGCAAGCCTTCTCCCAATATTACACATGTTTTACTTTCTGGTAGAAATAACTCTTTTTACATGAGTGTGCAATTTACACAGCCTTGCAAGCATGTAACAATGAAGTATGCCCTTTAAAAATGAAGATGTGAGTATGGGGTGTCTAGTTAACTTAAGAGCAGTGCTAAGACTACACGTGCTAGCCCAACATTGCAACATATTTCACAGAAGGTGATCCAGTCCCGTATATTCGTGCCGGCTAATTGGCTAACACACAATAATGGCAGAAGTGCTTGATAAGGTAAGCACTCAACAGTTTAGCTGTGGAGCTCAACATCATTCCATCAATCTCTAGTCTGTCACTGACCCCTCTATGTACTGTACCCTCTGCCCCAGTTATTAATATCAGCAACAATAAACAAACTGCCTCTTCCTATTGCCACACCAAATGAGGCAAACAGACCCAGCACGTGCGTGCACATGATGGCAAAAAGCAGCTGATCAACCATGCCATGAAACAAAGGTGCGCTTACAATATGTTTGCAGTAGGCAGTTTATGGCACCATGTGTGCCATACAAACCTACTGAGATGCATTCTTTCTAACACCATTACTTGCACCTGGGTTCCTCCACAAGTCAATCAACTAGCACATTCATTTTGCATTTGACAGGAAAATAGTTCAATTACAAGACTTCCTCAGTTTTGTTGAATTTGTTCTTTGAATTGTCCCACAAGCTGCCTATAATGGTCTGAGAATTTGTCCCATAAATAACCAGCTATAAATGTACCATACTTAGCTGTAGACTCACTCT
This portion of the Amblyomma americanum isolate KBUSLIRL-KWMA chromosome 10, ASM5285725v1, whole genome shotgun sequence genome encodes:
- the LOC144108851 gene encoding LOW QUALITY PROTEIN: ADP-ribosylation factor-like protein 8 (The sequence of the model RefSeq protein was modified relative to this genomic sequence to represent the inferred CDS: deleted 1 base in 1 codon), with the protein product MMSLINRILDWFKSLFWKEEMELTLVGLQYSGKTTFVNVIASGQFCEDMIPTVGFNMRKVTKGNVTIKIWDIGGQPRFRSMWERYCRGVNAIVYMVDAHDRDKMEASRNELHQLLDKPQLAGIPVLVLGNKRDLPGALDERDLIDQMNLSAIQDREICCYSISCKERDNIDITLQWLISHSKSSSH